Proteins from one Coffea arabica cultivar ET-39 chromosome 8c, Coffea Arabica ET-39 HiFi, whole genome shotgun sequence genomic window:
- the LOC113706956 gene encoding lysophospholipid acyltransferase 1 codes for MELPEMESMASAIGVSVPVLRFLLCFVATIPVSFLHRFVPGVTGRHLYAAVTGAVLSYLSFGFSSNLHFLVPMLLGYASMVISRKHCGIITFFVAFGYLIGCHVYYMSGDAWKEGGIDATGALMVITLKIISCVINYGDGSLKEENLREAQKKNRLEKLPSFLEYFGYCLCCGSHFAGPVYEMKDYLEWTERKGIWKASEKGSPSPYGATIRAIVQAAMCMGLYLYLVPHYPLARFSEPIYQEWGFWKRLSYQYMSGFTARWKYYFIWSISEASMIISGLGFSGWSDSSPPKPKWDRAKNVDILGVEFAKSAVQLPLVWNIQVSTWLRHYVYERLVQDGKKAGFFQLLATQTVSAVWHGLYPGYMIFFVQSALFIAGSRVIYRWQQPTSAALFKKILVFLNFAYTLLVLNYSCIGFLVLSLHETLAGYGSVYYVGTILPIALILLGNIIKPAKPARSKARKEQ; via the exons ATGGAGCTCCCGGAGATGGAAAGCATGGCGTCGGCGATCGGAGTTTCAGTGCCGGTGCTCCGATTCTTATTGTGCTTCGTTGCCACCATTCCTGTGAGCTTCCTCCACCGGTTTGTTCCTGGGGTCACCGGAAGACACCTCTACGCCGCCGTCACCGGCGCCGTTTTGTCATATCTGTCGTTTGGGTTCTCGTCGAACCTTCACTTCTTGGTCCCCATGCTTCTGGGCTACGCTTCCATGGTCATCAGCCGGAAACATTGTGGGATCATCACATTTTTCGTAGCCTTTGGTTACCTCATTGGATG CCATGTATATTATATGAGTGGTGATGCATGGAAGGAAGGTGGTATTGATGCTACAG GAGCCTTAATGGTGATCACTTTGAAAATAATTTCATGTGTTATCAATTACGGTGATGGATCATTGAAAGAAGAAAATCTGCGTGAGGCACAGAAGAAAAATCGGTTGGAAAAGTTGCCTTCATTTTTAGAGTACTTTGGTTATTGTCTCTGTTGCGGTAGTCATTTTGCTGGTCCTGTCTATGAAATGAAGGATTATCTTGAATGGACAGAGAGGAAAGGG ATCTGGAAGGCTTCAGAGAAAGGATCACCATCACCTTATGGAGCTACAATTAGAGCTATTGTCCAAGCTGCCATGTGCATGGGCCTGTATTTGTACTTGGTTCCCCATTACCCTCTTGCCCGATTTAGTGAGCCAATATACCAAGAATGGGGATTTTGGAAGCGCTTGAGCTATCAATACATGTCAGGCTTTACTGCTCGGTGGAAGTATTATTTCATTTGGTCAATTTCAGAGGCATCAATGATCATTTCTGGTTTGGGGTTCAGCGGCTGGTCAGATTCTTCACCTCCCAAGCCAAAATGGGACCGTGCCAAAAATGTTGACATATTGGGTGTTGAGTTTGCCAAGAGTGCAGTTCAATTACCACTTGTATGGAATATACAAGTCAGCACCTGGTTAAGGCATT ATGTATATGAGCGGCTTGTCCAGGATGGTAAGAAAGCTGGTTTCTTTCAGTTGCTGGCTACGCAAACTGTCAGTGCTGTATGGCAT GGATTGTATCCTGGGTACATGATTTTCTTTGTTCAGTCTGCTTTGTTTATTGCTGGTTCAAGAG TCATTTACAGATGGCAGCAACCTACGAGTGCGGCCCTATTTAAGAAGATTTTAGTATTCTTGAACTTCGCTTACACTCTTCTGGTTCTTAACTACTCCTGTATTGGTTTTTTG GTGCTAAGCCTACATGAAACTCTTGCTGGATATGGGAGTGTGTACTATGTTGGAACCATTCTCCCGATAGCATTGATCCTCCTTGGTAACATAATTAAGCCAGCAAAGCCTGCCAGATCTAAAGCTAGGAAAGAACAGTGA
- the LOC113707475 gene encoding uncharacterized protein translates to MTKPDLAVATSTKIKFDDSDDDHDSTSEDEGEIEKELADVTFEELQRAKSDGSEMVYRKFKSENKVGGRANKNRPMEMSSKKRVSRYREVIQVPKKVVRDPRFESLCGRLDVEGFKKRYGFLYENEFPGGKEDKQLKSAVSRRTDREILAEHKKKEREAAKQGKKPYYLKKSEIRKEKLIDKYKELKASGKLESFIEKKRKRNASKDHRYMPYRRLEGGDQ, encoded by the exons ATGACAAAACCGGATTTAGCAGTCGCGAcgtcaaccaaaatcaagttcGACGATAGCGATGATGATCACGATTCTACCTCCGAGGAT GAAGGGGAAATAGAGAAGGAGTTGGCGGATGTGACGTTCGAGGAGCTGCAGCGAGCCAAGTCGGACGGGTCGGAGATGGTGTATAGGAAGTTCAAATCGGAGAATAAAGTCGGTGGCAGAGCGAATAAGAATAG GCCGATGGAAATGAGTAGTAAGAAGCGGGTTAGTAGATATAGAGAAGTCATCCAAGTTCCAAAGAAG GTTGTACGTGATCCTCGCTTTGAATCATTATGTGGCAGACTTGATGTTGAAGG GTTCAAGAAAAGATATGGTTTTCTCTATGAGAATGAGTTTCCTGGTGGAAAAGAG GATAAACAATTGAAGAGTGCAGTATCAAGACGCACTGACAGAGAAATTTTAGCTGAAcacaagaagaaagagagagaagctGCAAAGCAAGGGAAAAAACCATACTATCTGAAAAAAT CTGAAATACGAAAGGAAAAGCTTATTGACAAATACAAGGAACTGAAG GCATCTGGGAAGCTTGAATCTTTTattgagaaaaagagaaaaaggaatgcTTCAAAAGACCACAGATACATGCCATATCGCCGTTTGGAAGGAGGAGACCAATAA
- the LOC140013901 gene encoding probable transcriptional regulator SLK3, with protein sequence MAGHTNPSYSFSFSLPAPLIRRHSQRLLGAVDYGVIDTLARNSPNLSVSQVPFCKYRIGSLSLGSSSICMRVDAYLNSNHQLAIPAAVHSKENDVFLKSSSASISHRKEVVGTLPGDSPLSIVEIAELNANMASRNENPTSLGKALNTVDINSLHADTNLLPSGAFLDKTGNANMEPYLNLLSSLVPFSSRNLSGLPLEASPVCHQNTLVDQSNQQGHKRRKLHQTAGSTTLIEPKTQSHLHSLPIGIQQEPNTLKQALNNSSMNLNPAYSLQQQAVQCLLSRNDIDQLQDNSPQLKALIQHQLQNQFLHQILHSSPNSLGAHSPQSGQQMKNQLPYRATHQTSSIQSTGDGICSQRLTQYIHHLLHRPKDNSIVYWRKFVLEFYAPGAKERWCLSSYENVGKNVLGVLSLGTMDSWCCDICGTKSGKGFEASFEILPRLCKMKFESGTLEEILFLEFPRECRLSSGIMMLEYGKAIQESIYEQFRVVREGKLRVIFRHDLKILSWEFCAHHHEEYVPRRLVAPQVNQLVYAAHKYQCSHGNPAPRRVPAAEVQGNCNMFLKSVHQLAKHLDLPILNDLGFSKRHVRCFQIIDVVNSMKDLMDFSIKRRIGPIESLQTYPHAGTKTDMWRNVQNVKQETLKQGSCQDMQTDGIRSMAMHLGPEIHHSDAHMTGGVLSGSGDVGSMLAHYHQKTAWGNILNTKGSTTETEQSCLIGNFSQRATSSPFLRQSNNPAPLDNSMLSRLPSARTYEAISDIKKQMIDKWLQEMVAESRAKGLQNTPGKQDQALHEFNANILSGLPTTARVRGTARPGFGYGTDAAPAQANLLADVPGSGGISRTTSNINTLKISGSNPSPAIKREPDLPEVPEAFMGGQFSKK encoded by the exons ATGGCCGGTCACACCAATCCTTCTTACTCATTCTCATTTTCCCTTCCCGCGCCTCTTATAAGACGACACTCCCAACGCTTACTCGGAGCAGTGGACTATGGAGTTATAGACACCTTGGCGCGTAACTCTCCAAACCTTTCAGTCTCTCAAG TGCCTTTTTGCAAGTATCGTATTGGTTCATTGAGCTTGGGGTCATCATCAATCTGCATGCGTGTAGATGCATACCTGAATTCCAACCACCAATTGGCTATACCTGCTGCAGTACATAGTAAGGAAAATGATGTTTTTCTCAAGTCTTCAAGTGCTAGCATTTCACATAGAAAAGAAGTTGTGGGCACTTTGCCAGGAGACTCGCCGCTTTCAATAGTTGAAATAGCAGAATTGAATGCAAATATGGCCTCCAGGAACGAAAATCCAACTAGTCTTGGCAAAGCTCTGAATACAGTTGACATAAATTCTTTGCATGCTGATACCAACTTGTTGCCTAGTGGAGCATTTTTGGACAAGACTGGCAATGCCAACATGGAGCCTTACCTTAACTTACTCTCTTCACTGGTGCCATTCTCATCCAGAAATTTAAGCGGTTTACCATTGGAAGCTTCTCCTGTGTGCCATCAAAATACTCTTGTGGATCAAAGCAACCAACAAGGGCATAAAAGGCGGAAATTACACCAAACGGCAGGCTCTACTACTCTCATTGAACCTAAAACACAAAGCCACCTTCATTCACTTCCTATTGGGATACAACAGGAACCTAATACTCTGAAACAGGCATTGAACAATTCTAGTATGAATTTAAATCCAGCTTATTCATTACAGCAACAAGCGGTTCAATGCCTACTATCAAGGAATGACATTGATCAATTGCAAGATAATAGTCCACAGCTGAAGGCATTAATCCAGCATCAATTGCAGAATCAATTTCTACATCAGATTCTGCATTCTAGTCCAAACTCGCTCGGAGCTCATTCCCCCCAGTCAGGACAGCAGATGAAGAATCAGTTGCCATATCGGGCCACTCATCAAACTTCTTCCATTCAGTCCACCGGTGATGGGATTTGTTCCCAAAGATTGACTCAATATATACATCATCTGTTGCATCGACCAAAG GATAACAGTATTGTCTACTGGAGGAAATTTGTGTTAGAGTTCTATGCTCCTGGAGCTAAAGAAAGATGGTGTTTATCTTCATATGAAAATGTTGGGAAAAATGTTCTTGGTGTTCTTTCCTTGGGGACTATG GATAGCTGGTGCTGTGACATATGTGGTACAAAATCAGGAAAAGGGTTTG AGGCAAGTTTTGAGATACTCCCCAGGCTTTGCAAAATGAAATTCGAGAGTGGTACTCTTGAGGAAATTCTCTTTCTTGAGTTTCCTCGAGAGTGTAGGCTTTCTTCTGGCATAATGATGTTAGAATATGGGAAAGCGATACAAGAGAGCATATACGAACAATTCCGTGTTGTCCGAGAGGGTAAACTTCGTGTTATTTTTAGACACGACTTGAAG ATATTATCCTGGGAATTCTGTGCACACCATCATGAAGAATATGTGCCCCGTCGATTAGTTGCACCCCAG GTTAATCAGTTAGTCTATGCTGCTCATAAATATCAATGCTCCCATGGCAATCCTGCACCTCGTAGGGTCCCAGCCGCGGAAGTGCAAGGAAATTGCAATAT GTTTCTTAAATCTGTGCATCAACTAGCAAAGCATTTGGATTTACCAATTCTGAATGACTTGGGATTTTCTAAAAGACACGTCAGATGCTTTCAG ATCATTGATGTTGTCAACAGCATGAAAGATCTCATGGATTTTAGCATTAAAAGAAGAATTGGACCAATTG AGAGCTTGCAGACTTATCCTCATGCAGGCACCAAGACAGATATGTGGAGAAATGTACAGAATGTGAAGCAGGAAACATTGAAGCAAGGGAGCTGTCAGGACATGCAGACAGATGGGATTAGGTCAATGGCCATGCATCTTGGTCCTGAAATCCACCATAGTGACGCCCATATGACCGGTGGAGTTTTGTCTGGCTCAGGAGATGTGGGATCTATGTTGGCTCATTACCATCAGAAAACAGCATGGGGAAATATATTAAACACAAAAGGAAGTACTACAGAGACAGAGCAGTCATGCTTGATTGGCAATTTTAGCCAAAGAGCTACATCTTCTCCATTTCTGCGTCAGTCCAATAATCCTGCACCACTTGACAACTCAATGCTCAGTAGGTTGCCCAGTGCACGGACTTATGAAGCAATTAGTGACATAAAGAAACAGATGATAGATAAGTGGCTTCAGGAGATGGTGGCTGAGAGCAGAGCCAAAGGGCTGCAGAATACACCTGGAAAGCAGGACCAAGCCTTGCATGAGTTCAACGCAAATATCCTCAGTGGCTTGCCTACTACTGCCAGGGTTAGAGGTACAGCGAGGCCAGGTTTTGGTTATGGTACAGATGCTGCCCCAGCACAGGCAAATCTTTTGGCTGATGTCCCAGGGAGCGGTGGCATATCTAGGACTACGTCCAATATTAATACTCTCAAAATTAGTGGCAGCAACCCGAGTCCTGCAATCAAAAGAGAACCAGACCTTCCGGAGGTTCCTGAAGCTTTTATGGGTGGTCAGTTCTCGAAAAAGTGA
- the LOC113705623 gene encoding F-box protein PP2-A13 isoform X1, which yields MGAAFSMLFSSTNTPAAPASKLGLGDLPESCVASVLLYLDPPEICKLAMLNRAFRGASSADFVWESKLPLNYGSVIDRVADDGWKQGCDDFPKNLCKRDIYSRLCRPKSFDGGTKKVWLDKSSGKFCLSISSNGLAITGIDDRRYWSRLQTEESRFRSVAYLQQIWWLEVDGEVEFPFPAGSYSLFFRLQLGRTSKRFGRRVCNTEHVHGWDKKPVRFQLSTSDGQQGTTQCYINEPGRWIYYHAGDFAVVDPSTSMKVKFSMTQIDCTHTKGGLCVDSVFVYPSEFKERLKLCQMQ from the exons ATGGGCGCTGCTTTTTCCATGTTATTTTCAAGCACAAACACCCCTGCAGCTCCAGCATCAAAGCTAGGCTTAGGGGACTTGCCTGAGAGTTGTGTGGCGTCTGTTCTTTTGTACTTGGACCCTCCAGAGATCTGTAAGCTTGCAATGTTGAACAGGGCTTTTAGGGGGGCTTCTTCTGCTGATTTTGTTTGGGAATCAAAGTTGCCTCTCAATTATGGTTCTGTTATTGATAGAGTTGCAGATGATGGTTGGAAACAGGGTTGTGATGATTTTCCTAAGAATTTGTGTAAAAGGGACATTTATTCAAGGCTCTGTAGACCCAAATCTTTCGATGGTGGCACCAAG AAGGTCTGGTTGGATAAAAGTAGTGGAAAGTTTTGTTTGTCAATTTCTTCAAATGGGCTGGCCATAACAGGCATTGATGATAGGAGATACTGGAGTCGTTTGCAGACCGAAGAATCAAG ATTCCGTTCAGTTGCATATCTCCAGCAAATCTGGTGGCTTGAAGTTGATGGAGAAGTTGAGTTTCCCTTTCCAGCAGGGTCATATAGCCTTTTTTTCCGGCTGCAATTAGGACGTACTTCGAAGCGATTTGGTCGTCGGGTTTGTAACACCGAGCATGTTCATGGTTGGGATAAAAAGCCAGTAAGGTTCCAACTTTCTACTTCAGATGGTCAGCAGGGCACAACACAGTGCTATATCAATGAACCAGGAAGATGGATCTACTACCATGCGGGAGATTTTGCTGTTGTTGATCCTAGCACATCAATGAAGGTCAAGTTTTCAATGACACAGATTGATTGCACACACACAAAAGGTGGTCTTTGTGTGGACTCCGTGTTTGTATATCCTAGTGAATTCAAGGAGAGGTTAAAGCTTTGTCAAATGCAGTAG
- the LOC113705623 gene encoding F-box protein PP2-A13 isoform X2 translates to MGAAFSMLFSSTNTPAAPASKLGLGDLPESCVASVLLYLDPPEICKLAMLNRAFRGASSADFVWESKLPLNYGSVIDRVADDGWKQGCDDFPKNLCKRDIYSRLCRPKSFDGGTKVWLDKSSGKFCLSISSNGLAITGIDDRRYWSRLQTEESRFRSVAYLQQIWWLEVDGEVEFPFPAGSYSLFFRLQLGRTSKRFGRRVCNTEHVHGWDKKPVRFQLSTSDGQQGTTQCYINEPGRWIYYHAGDFAVVDPSTSMKVKFSMTQIDCTHTKGGLCVDSVFVYPSEFKERLKLCQMQ, encoded by the exons ATGGGCGCTGCTTTTTCCATGTTATTTTCAAGCACAAACACCCCTGCAGCTCCAGCATCAAAGCTAGGCTTAGGGGACTTGCCTGAGAGTTGTGTGGCGTCTGTTCTTTTGTACTTGGACCCTCCAGAGATCTGTAAGCTTGCAATGTTGAACAGGGCTTTTAGGGGGGCTTCTTCTGCTGATTTTGTTTGGGAATCAAAGTTGCCTCTCAATTATGGTTCTGTTATTGATAGAGTTGCAGATGATGGTTGGAAACAGGGTTGTGATGATTTTCCTAAGAATTTGTGTAAAAGGGACATTTATTCAAGGCTCTGTAGACCCAAATCTTTCGATGGTGGCACCAAG GTCTGGTTGGATAAAAGTAGTGGAAAGTTTTGTTTGTCAATTTCTTCAAATGGGCTGGCCATAACAGGCATTGATGATAGGAGATACTGGAGTCGTTTGCAGACCGAAGAATCAAG ATTCCGTTCAGTTGCATATCTCCAGCAAATCTGGTGGCTTGAAGTTGATGGAGAAGTTGAGTTTCCCTTTCCAGCAGGGTCATATAGCCTTTTTTTCCGGCTGCAATTAGGACGTACTTCGAAGCGATTTGGTCGTCGGGTTTGTAACACCGAGCATGTTCATGGTTGGGATAAAAAGCCAGTAAGGTTCCAACTTTCTACTTCAGATGGTCAGCAGGGCACAACACAGTGCTATATCAATGAACCAGGAAGATGGATCTACTACCATGCGGGAGATTTTGCTGTTGTTGATCCTAGCACATCAATGAAGGTCAAGTTTTCAATGACACAGATTGATTGCACACACACAAAAGGTGGTCTTTGTGTGGACTCCGTGTTTGTATATCCTAGTGAATTCAAGGAGAGGTTAAAGCTTTGTCAAATGCAGTAG